A region of Oncorhynchus kisutch isolate 150728-3 linkage group LG29, Okis_V2, whole genome shotgun sequence DNA encodes the following proteins:
- the LOC109873585 gene encoding nodal homolog, protein MSSISASDKVQRSELRIRLPAFSASKRVTVDMYHSQRCSYSSPPCPKESLFLGHLKAEPSSLTSTSNWRVFNVTALLHYYWLHQRGSALGQEVPRPVEREEEEGQERVLHPTADRVMVVVFSKHQAEKRAPTLIHTAEHSKYVTLDWERARAGADPAASVEVEGGKGTSRRKRHGYHQRAGVAGVAPGVAPMEERKDPLCRKVDMWVDFDQIGWNEWIVYPKRYNAYRCEGSCPTPVDETFTPTNHAYMQSLLKLHHPDRVPCPFCVPTRLAPLSMLYYENSEVETRHFEGMVVEECGCH, encoded by the exons GTGGACATGTACCACTCCCAGAGATGCTCCTACTCCAGCCCGCCATGCCCAAAGGAGAGCCTCTTCCTGGGCCACCTGAAGGCAGAGCCAAGCTCTCTGACCTCCACATCCAACTGGAGGGTGTTCAACGTCACCGCCTTGCTCCACTACTACTGGCTGCACCAGAGAGGCTCCGCACTTGGCCAGGAAGTGCCCaggccagtggagagagaggaggaggaggggcaaGAGAGGGTCCTGCACCCCACAGCCGACCGGGTCATGGTGGtggtcttctccaagcaccaggCAGAGAAGCGGGCTCCCACCCTCATCCACACCGCTGAGCACTCCAAGTACGTCACTCTGGACTGGGAGCGAGCTAGAGCTGGGGCCGACCCTGCTGCCAGCGTAGAGGTAGAGGGCGGAAAAGGAACCAGTCGCAGGAAAAGGCATGGGTACCACCAGAGAGCAGGAGTGGCTGGGGTGGCCCCTGGTGTGGCCCccatggaggagaggaaggacccATTGTGCAGGAAGGTGGACATGTGGGTGGACTTTGACCAGATTGGCTGGAACGAGTGGATTGTTTACCCCAAGCGCTACAATGCCTACCGCTGTGAGGGCAGCTGCCCTACCCCAGTGGACGAGACCTTCACCCCCACCAACCATGCTTACATGCAG agTCTGCTGAAACTTCACCACCCAGACAGGGTCCCATGCCCGTTCTGTGTGCCCACCCGCCTGGCCCCTCTCTCCATGCTGTACTACGAGAACAGTGAGGTGGAGACGCGGCACTTTGAGGGTATGGTGGTGGAGGAGTGTGGTTGCCACTGA